A portion of the Epinephelus moara isolate mb chromosome 4, YSFRI_EMoa_1.0, whole genome shotgun sequence genome contains these proteins:
- the tnip1 gene encoding TNFAIP3-interacting protein 1 isoform X4 translates to MEGKGPYRIYDPGGSEVKAREEAGGGSSYRQLLEENSILRERMKGLKSLGKPCLHSTAEQREEQTSCLGKTLQPDKPNEALAEFEVVNVEGKTPDALTAGSVAGVIPVLPQENIELASQLKRLESSFSIFAEESNPNQLLAHLGRMAVEFHHLSSKVQKNEQRTSLLQTLCEQLRQENNELRKKMEEDHHIRNRDLEQLRQENQKLKELVTGGIPAAASSAAPSDTEAPEAKEEPVKEESAAVRPKMEATTPQKSGKAAEKNPTKPCDVEVYEKKIKLLEKQRKDVLEVNKQWDIQWNSMKSQFEQKITDLRQRLAESQKTVLELEAEREQRQRDYDKKLLLAKSKIENVQGEKECLNSETTELKQKIRYLQDQLLPLSKQREYQEKEIQRLNRALEEALNLHTPSSSQQPPGQGNFADAANNLKKQELLTQIAVLKEQVKIFEEDFRKERSDRERMNEEKEDLRRQVERLQGQITNLTNQLHQAQNECQRERTERCKLERLQMQHHKQGQQQERRTSDPTSGSVNGPLSPPYCGPFVQVGPQGLEGWPIHFPPRMPNAAGATAAAAAAPPPVRDFQPVTPGFPWQSSFPQPRGARAVGESSRPPPENADQSASAAAAAAAAAAAGFGKRERQNIDPGKH, encoded by the exons ATGGAAGGGAAAGGCCCGTACCGCATCTATGATCCAGGTGGGAGTGAGGTCAAGGCCAGGGAAGAGGCCGGAGGGGGAAGCAGCTATCGACAGCTACTGGAGGAGAACAGCATACTGAGGGAGCGGATGAAGGGACTTAAGAGCTTAG gTAAACCCTGTTTACACAGCACTgcggagcagagagaggagcaaACAAGCTGTTTAGGGAAGACCCTTCAGCCTGACAAGCCCAAT GAGGCCTTAGCAGAGTTTGAGGTCGTGAATGTAGAAGGGAAGACTCCAGATGCCTTGACT GCCGGGTCAGTGGCAGGAGTAATCCCTGTCCTGCCTCAGGAGAACATCGAGTTAGCCAGCCAGCTGAAGAGACTAGAGAGCTCCTTCAGCATATTCGCAGAGGAGTCCAACCCCAACCAGCTCTTGGCTCACCTCGGTCGTATGGCGGTGGAGTTTCACCATCTTTCCTCGAAGGTCCAAAAGAATGAACAGCGGACTTCGCTCCTACAG ACTCTCTGTGAGCAGCTCAGACAAGAGAACAATGAGCTGCGAAAGAAAATGGAAGAGGATCATCATATCAGGAATCGTGACTTGGAACAGCTGAG ACAGGAGAATCAGAAACTTAAGGAGCTGGTCACAGGAGGAATACCAGCAGCGGCATCATCCGCAGCGCCATCTGACACCGAAGCGCCGGAGGCCAAAGAGGAGCCTGTGAAGGAGGAATCAGCCGCTGTAAGACCCAAGATGGAGGCCACCACTCCACAGAAG AGTGGAAAAGCTGCAGAGAAAAACCCAACTAAACCTTGTGATGTTGAGGTGTATGAAAAGAAGATCAAACTTTTGGAGAAGCAGAGAAAGGat GTACTGGAGGTTAACAAGCAGTGGGACATTCAGTGGAACTCCATGAAGTCACAGTTTGAACAGAAG ATCACAGACCTCAGACAACGGCTGGCTGAGTCCCAGAAAACTGTGCTCGAGCTGGAGGCAGAGCGAGAGCAGAGGCAGCGCGACTATGACAAGAAGCTGCTCCTGGCCAAGTCTAAGATTGAAAATGTACAG GGAGAGAAGGAGTGTCTCAACTCTGAAACCACTGAGCTGAAGCAGAAGATTCGCTACCTGCAAGATCAGCTGCTGCCCCTCAGCAAACAGAGGGAGTACCAGGAGAAGGAGATCCAACGCCTCAACAGG GCTTTAGAGGAAGCCTTAAACCTGCACACCCCTTCATCCTCCCAACAACCACCTGGTCAGGGTAACTTTGCCGATGCAGCCAATAACCTGAAGAAACAGGAACTGCTCACTCAAATAGCTGTACTCAAGGAACAG GTGAAAATCTTTGAAGAAGACTTCAGAAAAGAGAGGAGTGACAGGGAGcgaatgaatgaggaaaaagAGGACTTGAGGCGGCAAGTTGAGAGACTCCAGGGTCAGATTACTAATTTGACCAATCAG CTTCATCAGGCACAGAACGAGTGTCAGAGAGAACGTACGGAGAGGTGTAAACTGGAGAGACTGCAGATGCAGCATCACAAACAG GGGCAGCAGCAGGAAAGACGTACCTCAGACCCCACGTCAGGCTCAGTGAACGGCCCGCTGAGCCCTCCCTACTGTGGTCCCTTTGTGCAGGTGGGACCGCAGGGCCTTGAGGGCTGGCCCATACACTTCCCTCCCCGGATGCCCAATGCAGCAGGCGCCAcagcagcagccgcagcagcGCCGCCCCCTGTACGAGACTTCCAGCCTGTTACCCCG GGTTTTCCTTGGCAGTCGTCATTCCCGCAGCCCAGAGGGGCCAGAGCAGTAGGAGAGAGTTCAAGACCACCACCAGAGAATGCAG atCAGTCCGCATCAGCAGCGGCagcggctgcagcagcagcggcagcaggatTTGGGAAAAGGGAGCGACAGAACATTGACCCTGGAAAGCACTAA
- the tnip1 gene encoding TNFAIP3-interacting protein 1 isoform X1 → MEGKGPYRIYDPGGSEVKAREEAGGGSSYRQLLEENSILRERMKGLKSLGDLLEESQSEASRLRQRVEELVRDNEALKSSSFAASLCMGGPIQTETQSKPCLHSTAEQREEQTSCLGKTLQPDKPNEALAEFEVVNVEGKTPDALTAGSVAGVIPVLPQENIELASQLKRLESSFSIFAEESNPNQLLAHLGRMAVEFHHLSSKVQKNEQRTSLLQTLCEQLRQENNELRKKMEEDHHIRNRDLEQLRQENQKLKELVTGGIPAAASSAAPSDTEAPEAKEEPVKEESAAVRPKMEATTPQKSGKAAEKNPTKPCDVEVYEKKIKLLEKQRKDVLEVNKQWDIQWNSMKSQFEQKITDLRQRLAESQKTVLELEAEREQRQRDYDKKLLLAKSKIENVQGEKECLNSETTELKQKIRYLQDQLLPLSKQREYQEKEIQRLNRALEEALNLHTPSSSQQPPGQGNFADAANNLKKQELLTQIAVLKEQVKIFEEDFRKERSDRERMNEEKEDLRRQVERLQGQITNLTNQLHQAQNECQRERTERCKLERLQMQHHKQGQQQERRTSDPTSGSVNGPLSPPYCGPFVQVGPQGLEGWPIHFPPRMPNAAGATAAAAAAPPPVRDFQPVTPGFPWQSSFPQPRGARAVGESSRPPPENADQSASAAAAAAAAAAAGFGKRERQNIDPGKH, encoded by the exons ATGGAAGGGAAAGGCCCGTACCGCATCTATGATCCAGGTGGGAGTGAGGTCAAGGCCAGGGAAGAGGCCGGAGGGGGAAGCAGCTATCGACAGCTACTGGAGGAGAACAGCATACTGAGGGAGCGGATGAAGGGACTTAAGAGCTTAG GTGATTTGCTGGAAGAGTCTCAATCAGAGGCATCGAGGCTTCGGCAGCGAGTGGAGGAACTTGTGAGAGACAACGAGGCCCTCAAGTCCTCCAGCTTTGCTGCCAGTCTGTGTATGGGAGGGCCCATTCAGACTGAGACACAAA gTAAACCCTGTTTACACAGCACTgcggagcagagagaggagcaaACAAGCTGTTTAGGGAAGACCCTTCAGCCTGACAAGCCCAAT GAGGCCTTAGCAGAGTTTGAGGTCGTGAATGTAGAAGGGAAGACTCCAGATGCCTTGACT GCCGGGTCAGTGGCAGGAGTAATCCCTGTCCTGCCTCAGGAGAACATCGAGTTAGCCAGCCAGCTGAAGAGACTAGAGAGCTCCTTCAGCATATTCGCAGAGGAGTCCAACCCCAACCAGCTCTTGGCTCACCTCGGTCGTATGGCGGTGGAGTTTCACCATCTTTCCTCGAAGGTCCAAAAGAATGAACAGCGGACTTCGCTCCTACAG ACTCTCTGTGAGCAGCTCAGACAAGAGAACAATGAGCTGCGAAAGAAAATGGAAGAGGATCATCATATCAGGAATCGTGACTTGGAACAGCTGAG ACAGGAGAATCAGAAACTTAAGGAGCTGGTCACAGGAGGAATACCAGCAGCGGCATCATCCGCAGCGCCATCTGACACCGAAGCGCCGGAGGCCAAAGAGGAGCCTGTGAAGGAGGAATCAGCCGCTGTAAGACCCAAGATGGAGGCCACCACTCCACAGAAG AGTGGAAAAGCTGCAGAGAAAAACCCAACTAAACCTTGTGATGTTGAGGTGTATGAAAAGAAGATCAAACTTTTGGAGAAGCAGAGAAAGGat GTACTGGAGGTTAACAAGCAGTGGGACATTCAGTGGAACTCCATGAAGTCACAGTTTGAACAGAAG ATCACAGACCTCAGACAACGGCTGGCTGAGTCCCAGAAAACTGTGCTCGAGCTGGAGGCAGAGCGAGAGCAGAGGCAGCGCGACTATGACAAGAAGCTGCTCCTGGCCAAGTCTAAGATTGAAAATGTACAG GGAGAGAAGGAGTGTCTCAACTCTGAAACCACTGAGCTGAAGCAGAAGATTCGCTACCTGCAAGATCAGCTGCTGCCCCTCAGCAAACAGAGGGAGTACCAGGAGAAGGAGATCCAACGCCTCAACAGG GCTTTAGAGGAAGCCTTAAACCTGCACACCCCTTCATCCTCCCAACAACCACCTGGTCAGGGTAACTTTGCCGATGCAGCCAATAACCTGAAGAAACAGGAACTGCTCACTCAAATAGCTGTACTCAAGGAACAG GTGAAAATCTTTGAAGAAGACTTCAGAAAAGAGAGGAGTGACAGGGAGcgaatgaatgaggaaaaagAGGACTTGAGGCGGCAAGTTGAGAGACTCCAGGGTCAGATTACTAATTTGACCAATCAG CTTCATCAGGCACAGAACGAGTGTCAGAGAGAACGTACGGAGAGGTGTAAACTGGAGAGACTGCAGATGCAGCATCACAAACAG GGGCAGCAGCAGGAAAGACGTACCTCAGACCCCACGTCAGGCTCAGTGAACGGCCCGCTGAGCCCTCCCTACTGTGGTCCCTTTGTGCAGGTGGGACCGCAGGGCCTTGAGGGCTGGCCCATACACTTCCCTCCCCGGATGCCCAATGCAGCAGGCGCCAcagcagcagccgcagcagcGCCGCCCCCTGTACGAGACTTCCAGCCTGTTACCCCG GGTTTTCCTTGGCAGTCGTCATTCCCGCAGCCCAGAGGGGCCAGAGCAGTAGGAGAGAGTTCAAGACCACCACCAGAGAATGCAG atCAGTCCGCATCAGCAGCGGCagcggctgcagcagcagcggcagcaggatTTGGGAAAAGGGAGCGACAGAACATTGACCCTGGAAAGCACTAA
- the tnip1 gene encoding TNFAIP3-interacting protein 1 isoform X3 — MEGKGPYRIYDPGGSEVKAREEAGGGSSYRQLLEENSILRERMKGLKSLGDLLEESQSEASRLRQRVEELVRDNEALKSSSFAASLCMGGPIQTETQSKPCLHSTAEQREEQTSCLGKTLQPDKPNEALAEFEVVNVEGKTPDALTAGSVAGVIPVLPQENIELASQLKRLESSFSIFAEESNPNQLLAHLGRMAVEFHHLSSKVQKNEQRTSLLQTLCEQLRQENNELRKKMEEDHHIRNRDLEQLRQENQKLKELVTGGIPAAASSAAPSDTEAPEAKEEPVKEESAAVRPKMEATTPQKSGKAAEKNPTKPCDVEVYEKKIKLLEKQRKDVLEVNKQWDIQWNSMKSQFEQKITDLRQRLAESQKTVLELEAEREQRQRDYDKKLLLAKSKIENVQGEKECLNSETTELKQKIRYLQDQLLPLSKQREYQEKEIQRLNRALEEALNLHTPSSSQQPPGQGNFADAANNLKKQELLTQIAVLKEQVKIFEEDFRKERSDRERMNEEKEDLRRQVERLQGQITNLTNQLHQAQNECQRERTERCKLERLQMQHHKQVGPQGLEGWPIHFPPRMPNAAGATAAAAAAPPPVRDFQPVTPGFPWQSSFPQPRGARAVGESSRPPPENADQSASAAAAAAAAAAAGFGKRERQNIDPGKH, encoded by the exons ATGGAAGGGAAAGGCCCGTACCGCATCTATGATCCAGGTGGGAGTGAGGTCAAGGCCAGGGAAGAGGCCGGAGGGGGAAGCAGCTATCGACAGCTACTGGAGGAGAACAGCATACTGAGGGAGCGGATGAAGGGACTTAAGAGCTTAG GTGATTTGCTGGAAGAGTCTCAATCAGAGGCATCGAGGCTTCGGCAGCGAGTGGAGGAACTTGTGAGAGACAACGAGGCCCTCAAGTCCTCCAGCTTTGCTGCCAGTCTGTGTATGGGAGGGCCCATTCAGACTGAGACACAAA gTAAACCCTGTTTACACAGCACTgcggagcagagagaggagcaaACAAGCTGTTTAGGGAAGACCCTTCAGCCTGACAAGCCCAAT GAGGCCTTAGCAGAGTTTGAGGTCGTGAATGTAGAAGGGAAGACTCCAGATGCCTTGACT GCCGGGTCAGTGGCAGGAGTAATCCCTGTCCTGCCTCAGGAGAACATCGAGTTAGCCAGCCAGCTGAAGAGACTAGAGAGCTCCTTCAGCATATTCGCAGAGGAGTCCAACCCCAACCAGCTCTTGGCTCACCTCGGTCGTATGGCGGTGGAGTTTCACCATCTTTCCTCGAAGGTCCAAAAGAATGAACAGCGGACTTCGCTCCTACAG ACTCTCTGTGAGCAGCTCAGACAAGAGAACAATGAGCTGCGAAAGAAAATGGAAGAGGATCATCATATCAGGAATCGTGACTTGGAACAGCTGAG ACAGGAGAATCAGAAACTTAAGGAGCTGGTCACAGGAGGAATACCAGCAGCGGCATCATCCGCAGCGCCATCTGACACCGAAGCGCCGGAGGCCAAAGAGGAGCCTGTGAAGGAGGAATCAGCCGCTGTAAGACCCAAGATGGAGGCCACCACTCCACAGAAG AGTGGAAAAGCTGCAGAGAAAAACCCAACTAAACCTTGTGATGTTGAGGTGTATGAAAAGAAGATCAAACTTTTGGAGAAGCAGAGAAAGGat GTACTGGAGGTTAACAAGCAGTGGGACATTCAGTGGAACTCCATGAAGTCACAGTTTGAACAGAAG ATCACAGACCTCAGACAACGGCTGGCTGAGTCCCAGAAAACTGTGCTCGAGCTGGAGGCAGAGCGAGAGCAGAGGCAGCGCGACTATGACAAGAAGCTGCTCCTGGCCAAGTCTAAGATTGAAAATGTACAG GGAGAGAAGGAGTGTCTCAACTCTGAAACCACTGAGCTGAAGCAGAAGATTCGCTACCTGCAAGATCAGCTGCTGCCCCTCAGCAAACAGAGGGAGTACCAGGAGAAGGAGATCCAACGCCTCAACAGG GCTTTAGAGGAAGCCTTAAACCTGCACACCCCTTCATCCTCCCAACAACCACCTGGTCAGGGTAACTTTGCCGATGCAGCCAATAACCTGAAGAAACAGGAACTGCTCACTCAAATAGCTGTACTCAAGGAACAG GTGAAAATCTTTGAAGAAGACTTCAGAAAAGAGAGGAGTGACAGGGAGcgaatgaatgaggaaaaagAGGACTTGAGGCGGCAAGTTGAGAGACTCCAGGGTCAGATTACTAATTTGACCAATCAG CTTCATCAGGCACAGAACGAGTGTCAGAGAGAACGTACGGAGAGGTGTAAACTGGAGAGACTGCAGATGCAGCATCACAAACAG GTGGGACCGCAGGGCCTTGAGGGCTGGCCCATACACTTCCCTCCCCGGATGCCCAATGCAGCAGGCGCCAcagcagcagccgcagcagcGCCGCCCCCTGTACGAGACTTCCAGCCTGTTACCCCG GGTTTTCCTTGGCAGTCGTCATTCCCGCAGCCCAGAGGGGCCAGAGCAGTAGGAGAGAGTTCAAGACCACCACCAGAGAATGCAG atCAGTCCGCATCAGCAGCGGCagcggctgcagcagcagcggcagcaggatTTGGGAAAAGGGAGCGACAGAACATTGACCCTGGAAAGCACTAA
- the tnip1 gene encoding TNFAIP3-interacting protein 1 isoform X2, with protein MEGKGPYRIYDPGGSEVKAREEAGGGSSYRQLLEENSILRERMKGLKSLGDLLEESQSEASRLRQRVEELVRDNEALKSSSFAASLCMGGPIQTETQSKPCLHSTAEQREEQTSCLGKTLQPDKPNEALAEFEVVNVEGKTPDALTAGSVAGVIPVLPQENIELASQLKRLESSFSIFAEESNPNQLLAHLGRMAVEFHHLSSKVQKNEQRTSLLQTLCEQLRQENNELRKKMEEDHHIRNRDLEQLRQENQKLKELVTGGIPAAASSAAPSDTEAPEAKEEPVKEESAASGKAAEKNPTKPCDVEVYEKKIKLLEKQRKDVLEVNKQWDIQWNSMKSQFEQKITDLRQRLAESQKTVLELEAEREQRQRDYDKKLLLAKSKIENVQGEKECLNSETTELKQKIRYLQDQLLPLSKQREYQEKEIQRLNRALEEALNLHTPSSSQQPPGQGNFADAANNLKKQELLTQIAVLKEQVKIFEEDFRKERSDRERMNEEKEDLRRQVERLQGQITNLTNQLHQAQNECQRERTERCKLERLQMQHHKQGQQQERRTSDPTSGSVNGPLSPPYCGPFVQVGPQGLEGWPIHFPPRMPNAAGATAAAAAAPPPVRDFQPVTPGFPWQSSFPQPRGARAVGESSRPPPENADQSASAAAAAAAAAAAGFGKRERQNIDPGKH; from the exons ATGGAAGGGAAAGGCCCGTACCGCATCTATGATCCAGGTGGGAGTGAGGTCAAGGCCAGGGAAGAGGCCGGAGGGGGAAGCAGCTATCGACAGCTACTGGAGGAGAACAGCATACTGAGGGAGCGGATGAAGGGACTTAAGAGCTTAG GTGATTTGCTGGAAGAGTCTCAATCAGAGGCATCGAGGCTTCGGCAGCGAGTGGAGGAACTTGTGAGAGACAACGAGGCCCTCAAGTCCTCCAGCTTTGCTGCCAGTCTGTGTATGGGAGGGCCCATTCAGACTGAGACACAAA gTAAACCCTGTTTACACAGCACTgcggagcagagagaggagcaaACAAGCTGTTTAGGGAAGACCCTTCAGCCTGACAAGCCCAAT GAGGCCTTAGCAGAGTTTGAGGTCGTGAATGTAGAAGGGAAGACTCCAGATGCCTTGACT GCCGGGTCAGTGGCAGGAGTAATCCCTGTCCTGCCTCAGGAGAACATCGAGTTAGCCAGCCAGCTGAAGAGACTAGAGAGCTCCTTCAGCATATTCGCAGAGGAGTCCAACCCCAACCAGCTCTTGGCTCACCTCGGTCGTATGGCGGTGGAGTTTCACCATCTTTCCTCGAAGGTCCAAAAGAATGAACAGCGGACTTCGCTCCTACAG ACTCTCTGTGAGCAGCTCAGACAAGAGAACAATGAGCTGCGAAAGAAAATGGAAGAGGATCATCATATCAGGAATCGTGACTTGGAACAGCTGAG ACAGGAGAATCAGAAACTTAAGGAGCTGGTCACAGGAGGAATACCAGCAGCGGCATCATCCGCAGCGCCATCTGACACCGAAGCGCCGGAGGCCAAAGAGGAGCCTGTGAAGGAGGAATCAGCCGCT AGTGGAAAAGCTGCAGAGAAAAACCCAACTAAACCTTGTGATGTTGAGGTGTATGAAAAGAAGATCAAACTTTTGGAGAAGCAGAGAAAGGat GTACTGGAGGTTAACAAGCAGTGGGACATTCAGTGGAACTCCATGAAGTCACAGTTTGAACAGAAG ATCACAGACCTCAGACAACGGCTGGCTGAGTCCCAGAAAACTGTGCTCGAGCTGGAGGCAGAGCGAGAGCAGAGGCAGCGCGACTATGACAAGAAGCTGCTCCTGGCCAAGTCTAAGATTGAAAATGTACAG GGAGAGAAGGAGTGTCTCAACTCTGAAACCACTGAGCTGAAGCAGAAGATTCGCTACCTGCAAGATCAGCTGCTGCCCCTCAGCAAACAGAGGGAGTACCAGGAGAAGGAGATCCAACGCCTCAACAGG GCTTTAGAGGAAGCCTTAAACCTGCACACCCCTTCATCCTCCCAACAACCACCTGGTCAGGGTAACTTTGCCGATGCAGCCAATAACCTGAAGAAACAGGAACTGCTCACTCAAATAGCTGTACTCAAGGAACAG GTGAAAATCTTTGAAGAAGACTTCAGAAAAGAGAGGAGTGACAGGGAGcgaatgaatgaggaaaaagAGGACTTGAGGCGGCAAGTTGAGAGACTCCAGGGTCAGATTACTAATTTGACCAATCAG CTTCATCAGGCACAGAACGAGTGTCAGAGAGAACGTACGGAGAGGTGTAAACTGGAGAGACTGCAGATGCAGCATCACAAACAG GGGCAGCAGCAGGAAAGACGTACCTCAGACCCCACGTCAGGCTCAGTGAACGGCCCGCTGAGCCCTCCCTACTGTGGTCCCTTTGTGCAGGTGGGACCGCAGGGCCTTGAGGGCTGGCCCATACACTTCCCTCCCCGGATGCCCAATGCAGCAGGCGCCAcagcagcagccgcagcagcGCCGCCCCCTGTACGAGACTTCCAGCCTGTTACCCCG GGTTTTCCTTGGCAGTCGTCATTCCCGCAGCCCAGAGGGGCCAGAGCAGTAGGAGAGAGTTCAAGACCACCACCAGAGAATGCAG atCAGTCCGCATCAGCAGCGGCagcggctgcagcagcagcggcagcaggatTTGGGAAAAGGGAGCGACAGAACATTGACCCTGGAAAGCACTAA
- the tnip1 gene encoding TNFAIP3-interacting protein 1 isoform X5, with translation MEGKGPYRIYDPGGSEVKAREEAGGGSSYRQLLEENSILRERMKGLKSLGDLLEESQSEASRLRQRVEELVRDNEALKSSSFAASLCMGGPIQTETQSKPCLHSTAEQREEQTSCLGKTLQPDKPNEALAEFEVVNVEGKTPDALTAGSVAGVIPVLPQENIELASQLKRLESSFSIFAEESNPNQLLAHLGRMAVEFHHLSSKVQKNEQRTSLLQTLCEQLRQENNELRKKMEEDHHIRNRDLEQLRQENQKLKELVTGGIPAAASSAAPSDTEAPEAKEEPVKEESAAVRPKMEATTPQKSGKAAEKNPTKPCDVEVYEKKIKLLEKQRKDVLEVNKQWDIQWNSMKSQFEQKITDLRQRLAESQKTVLELEAEREQRQRDYDKKLLLAKSKIENVQGEKECLNSETTELKQKIRYLQDQLLPLSKQREYQEKEIQRLNRALEEALNLHTPSSSQQPPGQGNFADAANNLKKQELLTQIAVLKEQVKIFEEDFRKERSDRERMNEEKEDLRRQVERLQGQITNLTNQLHQAQNECQRERTERCKLERLQMQHHKQGFPWQSSFPQPRGARAVGESSRPPPENADQSASAAAAAAAAAAAGFGKRERQNIDPGKH, from the exons ATGGAAGGGAAAGGCCCGTACCGCATCTATGATCCAGGTGGGAGTGAGGTCAAGGCCAGGGAAGAGGCCGGAGGGGGAAGCAGCTATCGACAGCTACTGGAGGAGAACAGCATACTGAGGGAGCGGATGAAGGGACTTAAGAGCTTAG GTGATTTGCTGGAAGAGTCTCAATCAGAGGCATCGAGGCTTCGGCAGCGAGTGGAGGAACTTGTGAGAGACAACGAGGCCCTCAAGTCCTCCAGCTTTGCTGCCAGTCTGTGTATGGGAGGGCCCATTCAGACTGAGACACAAA gTAAACCCTGTTTACACAGCACTgcggagcagagagaggagcaaACAAGCTGTTTAGGGAAGACCCTTCAGCCTGACAAGCCCAAT GAGGCCTTAGCAGAGTTTGAGGTCGTGAATGTAGAAGGGAAGACTCCAGATGCCTTGACT GCCGGGTCAGTGGCAGGAGTAATCCCTGTCCTGCCTCAGGAGAACATCGAGTTAGCCAGCCAGCTGAAGAGACTAGAGAGCTCCTTCAGCATATTCGCAGAGGAGTCCAACCCCAACCAGCTCTTGGCTCACCTCGGTCGTATGGCGGTGGAGTTTCACCATCTTTCCTCGAAGGTCCAAAAGAATGAACAGCGGACTTCGCTCCTACAG ACTCTCTGTGAGCAGCTCAGACAAGAGAACAATGAGCTGCGAAAGAAAATGGAAGAGGATCATCATATCAGGAATCGTGACTTGGAACAGCTGAG ACAGGAGAATCAGAAACTTAAGGAGCTGGTCACAGGAGGAATACCAGCAGCGGCATCATCCGCAGCGCCATCTGACACCGAAGCGCCGGAGGCCAAAGAGGAGCCTGTGAAGGAGGAATCAGCCGCTGTAAGACCCAAGATGGAGGCCACCACTCCACAGAAG AGTGGAAAAGCTGCAGAGAAAAACCCAACTAAACCTTGTGATGTTGAGGTGTATGAAAAGAAGATCAAACTTTTGGAGAAGCAGAGAAAGGat GTACTGGAGGTTAACAAGCAGTGGGACATTCAGTGGAACTCCATGAAGTCACAGTTTGAACAGAAG ATCACAGACCTCAGACAACGGCTGGCTGAGTCCCAGAAAACTGTGCTCGAGCTGGAGGCAGAGCGAGAGCAGAGGCAGCGCGACTATGACAAGAAGCTGCTCCTGGCCAAGTCTAAGATTGAAAATGTACAG GGAGAGAAGGAGTGTCTCAACTCTGAAACCACTGAGCTGAAGCAGAAGATTCGCTACCTGCAAGATCAGCTGCTGCCCCTCAGCAAACAGAGGGAGTACCAGGAGAAGGAGATCCAACGCCTCAACAGG GCTTTAGAGGAAGCCTTAAACCTGCACACCCCTTCATCCTCCCAACAACCACCTGGTCAGGGTAACTTTGCCGATGCAGCCAATAACCTGAAGAAACAGGAACTGCTCACTCAAATAGCTGTACTCAAGGAACAG GTGAAAATCTTTGAAGAAGACTTCAGAAAAGAGAGGAGTGACAGGGAGcgaatgaatgaggaaaaagAGGACTTGAGGCGGCAAGTTGAGAGACTCCAGGGTCAGATTACTAATTTGACCAATCAG CTTCATCAGGCACAGAACGAGTGTCAGAGAGAACGTACGGAGAGGTGTAAACTGGAGAGACTGCAGATGCAGCATCACAAACAG GGTTTTCCTTGGCAGTCGTCATTCCCGCAGCCCAGAGGGGCCAGAGCAGTAGGAGAGAGTTCAAGACCACCACCAGAGAATGCAG atCAGTCCGCATCAGCAGCGGCagcggctgcagcagcagcggcagcaggatTTGGGAAAAGGGAGCGACAGAACATTGACCCTGGAAAGCACTAA